The following are encoded together in the Bubalus bubalis isolate 160015118507 breed Murrah chromosome 14, NDDB_SH_1, whole genome shotgun sequence genome:
- the LOC102395635 gene encoding prostaglandin F synthase 1-like translates to METQCQRVKLNDGHFIPILGFGTYAPEEVPKTEALEVTKFAIEVGFRHIDSAHAYRNEEQVGQAIQSKIADGTVKREDIFCTSKLWSTSLQPELVQSALEKSLKSLQLDYVDLYLIHTPVPLKPGEEILPTDEDGKLILDSVDLRHTWEALEKCKDAGLTKSIGVSNFNHKQLEKILNKPGLKYKPVCNQVECHPYLNQSKLLEFCKSHDIVLVAYGALGAQRSSKWVNPNYPILLEDTVLCAIAEKHKQTPALVALRYQIQRGVVVLAKSYNKKRIKENIQVFDFELTPEDMETINGINRNMRYYEFLPVIDHPEYPYSEEY, encoded by the exons ATGGAAACCCAATGCCAGAGGGTGAAGCTTAATGATGGCCACTTCATTCCTATCCTGGGATTTGGAACCTATGCACCTGAGGAG GTTCCTAAGACAGAAGCTCTGGAGGTCACCAAATTCGCTATAGAGGTTGGGTTCCGCCACATTGACAGTGCTCATGCGTACAGAAATGAAGAGCAGGTTGGCCAAGCCATTCAAAGCAAGATTGCCGATGGCACTGTGAAGAGAGAAGACATATTCTGCACTTCAAAG CTTTGGTCCACATCCCTTCAACCAGAGTTGGTCCAATCAGCCTTGGAAAAGTCATTGAAAAGCCTTCAACTGGACTATGTTGATCTCTATCTTATTCATACTCCAGTGCCTCTGAAG CCAGGGGAGGAAATTTTGCCAACAGATGAAGATGGAAAACTGATACTTGACTCAGTGGATCTCCGTCACACGTGGGAA gccctggagaaGTGTAAGGATGCAGGGCTGACCAAGTCTATCGGGGTGTCCAACTTCAACCACAAGCAGCTGGAGAAGATTCTGAACAAGCCAGGGCTCAAGTACAAGCCCGTCTGCAACCAG GTGGAATGTCACCCTTATCTCAACCAGAGCAAGCTGCTGGAGTTCTGCAAGTCACACGATATTGTCCTGGTTGCCTATGGTGCTCTGGGGGCCCAGCGGTCATCAAAATG GGTGAACCCAAACTACCCTATTCTCTTGGAGGACACGGTTCTTTGTGCCATTGCCGAAAAGCACAAGCAGACCCCAGCTCTGGTTGCCCTTCGCTACCAGATACAACGTGGGGTTGTGGTTCTGGCCAAGAGTTACAACAAGAAGAGGATCAAAGAGAACATACAG gtgTTTGACTTTGAACTGACTCcagaagacatggaaacaatcaaTGGCATCAATAGAAATATGAGATATTATGAATTTCTACC tgTTATCGATCACCCTGAGTATCCATATTCTGAAGAATATTAA